The following are encoded together in the Desulfovibrio litoralis DSM 11393 genome:
- a CDS encoding vitamin B12-dependent ribonucleotide reductase, giving the protein MAHIHKDMLKKPAKLPSVTLNPNAKLVLEKRYFRRNLDGEYIENAEDLFWRVASSVAKEETKYPKSPYKADDLALEFYNLMTSWRFLPNSPTLMNAGTELGQLSACFVLPVGDSIEEIFDAVKHAAMIHKSGGGTGFSFSRVRPKDSRVGSTGGVASGPLSFLKIFNTATEQIKQGGTRRGANMGILRVDHPDIIEFIKAKEREGEFNNFNLSIGLTEKFMKAVEKDEEYPLINPHSKETVGKLRAKEIFELLVRKAWESGDPGIVFLDRINRDNPTPAQGEMESTNPCGEQPLLPYEACNLGSINLAKFFVPNKENGEAINWEDLKRTIALAVRFLDNVIDASRFPLPLITENVRKNRKIGLGIMGFADLLYQMRIPYDSQAAMTLAGKIMQFIRNEGRAASLTLAKERGAFPAYEESVFPAKGEGPFRNATITTIAPTGTLSIIAGCSSGIEPLFALSFSRNVMDGERLVEANIYFEEALKQENAYSKKLMELVAEKGSIAEMEQISPELRNVFVTAMDIDGESHLKMQAAFQEFTDNAVSKTVNLPHEATIDDIRNIYSMAYEHGCKGVTVYRDGCKSVQVLCTGSSENQKPEEANTRIVKERPDVVFGFTQKVHTGMGVMYVTINEVDGKPFELFTTIGKSGRSITAKAEAIGRLVSLALRSGISVLEIVRQIKGIGGEHPVFQKKGLLLSIPDAIASVLEAKYLQGTKTSSGGGYDLMKQHCPDCDEVLVFQEGCHICPKCAFSRCG; this is encoded by the coding sequence ATGGCACACATACATAAAGATATGTTGAAAAAACCGGCAAAGTTACCTAGCGTTACTCTTAACCCCAATGCAAAACTTGTTTTGGAAAAACGCTATTTCCGCAGGAATCTAGACGGAGAATATATAGAGAATGCCGAAGATTTGTTTTGGCGTGTGGCTTCAAGCGTAGCCAAAGAAGAAACAAAGTATCCTAAAAGTCCTTATAAAGCTGATGATTTGGCTTTAGAATTTTATAATTTAATGACTTCTTGGCGTTTTTTGCCCAATTCCCCTACTTTAATGAATGCGGGAACTGAACTGGGTCAACTTTCGGCTTGTTTTGTTTTACCTGTGGGCGATTCCATAGAAGAAATTTTTGATGCGGTTAAACACGCGGCCATGATTCATAAATCAGGCGGCGGAACGGGCTTTTCTTTTTCTCGTGTTCGCCCTAAAGACAGCCGTGTAGGTAGCACAGGCGGCGTAGCCTCCGGTCCTTTGTCTTTTTTAAAGATTTTTAATACGGCAACAGAGCAAATAAAACAAGGCGGTACTCGTCGTGGTGCCAATATGGGGATCTTACGAGTTGATCACCCTGATATTATTGAATTTATTAAAGCAAAAGAAAGAGAAGGCGAGTTTAACAACTTTAACCTTTCTATCGGCTTAACCGAAAAATTTATGAAAGCCGTTGAAAAAGATGAGGAATATCCTCTTATCAACCCGCATAGCAAAGAAACAGTCGGAAAACTTAGAGCCAAAGAAATTTTTGAATTGCTTGTGCGTAAAGCTTGGGAGAGTGGCGACCCCGGAATTGTTTTTTTAGACAGAATTAACCGCGATAACCCGACTCCCGCTCAAGGTGAAATGGAATCCACAAACCCTTGCGGAGAACAGCCTTTATTGCCATATGAAGCTTGCAACTTAGGTTCTATCAACCTTGCCAAATTTTTTGTGCCAAATAAAGAAAACGGCGAAGCAATTAATTGGGAAGATTTAAAACGTACTATTGCTTTAGCCGTGCGTTTTTTAGATAACGTTATTGACGCTTCTCGTTTCCCCTTGCCTTTAATTACTGAAAATGTACGTAAAAACCGTAAAATCGGTCTTGGAATTATGGGTTTTGCCGATTTGTTATATCAAATGCGTATTCCTTATGATAGTCAGGCCGCAATGACTTTAGCCGGTAAGATTATGCAATTTATCCGTAATGAAGGCAGAGCCGCTTCTTTGACTTTAGCGAAAGAGCGTGGGGCTTTTCCCGCTTATGAAGAGTCCGTATTCCCCGCTAAGGGCGAAGGTCCGTTTAGAAACGCAACCATTACAACGATAGCTCCAACCGGTACCTTATCGATAATCGCCGGTTGTTCATCAGGCATAGAGCCTTTATTTGCCTTGTCTTTTTCTCGAAATGTGATGGACGGCGAGCGTTTGGTTGAGGCTAATATTTATTTTGAAGAAGCTTTAAAACAAGAAAACGCCTACAGCAAAAAACTTATGGAACTTGTGGCGGAAAAAGGTTCTATCGCCGAGATGGAACAGATTTCTCCCGAGCTACGCAATGTTTTTGTTACTGCCATGGATATTGACGGCGAGTCGCATTTAAAAATGCAGGCAGCCTTTCAAGAATTTACCGATAATGCCGTTTCTAAAACCGTAAACTTACCGCATGAAGCCACTATTGACGATATTCGCAATATTTATTCTATGGCTTATGAACATGGCTGTAAGGGCGTTACTGTTTATCGTGATGGGTGCAAGAGTGTGCAGGTGCTTTGTACTGGTTCCAGCGAAAATCAAAAACCAGAAGAAGCGAACACAAGAATAGTTAAAGAACGCCCTGATGTGGTTTTTGGTTTTACTCAAAAAGTGCATACAGGTATGGGCGTTATGTATGTTACGATCAACGAAGTTGACGGCAAGCCGTTTGAACTCTTTACGACAATCGGTAAGTCCGGGCGTTCGATTACGGCGAAAGCCGAAGCTATCGGGCGTTTAGTTTCGCTTGCGTTACGTTCGGGGATTAGCGTTTTAGAAATAGTGCGTCAGATTAAAGGAATTGGCGGCGAACACCCGGTATTTCAAAAGAAAGGCTTGTTGCTTTCTATTCCTGATGCGATTGCTTCCGTTTTAGAAGCTAAATATCTTCAAGGCACAAAAACAAGCTCCGGTGGCGGTTATGATTTAATGAAACAACATTGCCCTGATTGTGATGAAGTTTTGGTATTCCAAGAAGGTTGTCATATTTGCCCGAAATGTGCTTTTAGCCGTTGTGGGTAG
- the ychF gene encoding redox-regulated ATPase YchF, which translates to MALSIGIVGLPNVGKSTLFNALTRAQNAQAANYPFCTIEPNKATVPVPDKRLSALVSIAQPQKTLAATVDFVDIAGLVRGASKGEGLGNQFLANIRECAAIVHVVRCFDDENVTHVDGSVNPVRDVETIETELILADIQSLEKKAERTRKQAKADKAMSALANEMDTLLAHLNSGKPASSFDKPFSDAMTQAVNELGLISAKPVIFCANVDEETLMALADNKENDHVKALKKLASERNAESLIICAKIEEELQGLPESEQLELLSSYGINESGLDLVIHKGYNTLGLISYFTVGPKEVRAWTINKGDKAPQAAGVIHTDFERGFIRAEVIGYNDFITQGSEAACRSVGLLRTEGKEYIVQDGDVVHFLFNV; encoded by the coding sequence ATGGCTTTAAGTATAGGTATAGTCGGCTTACCAAACGTAGGAAAATCAACGCTGTTTAACGCTTTAACAAGGGCTCAAAACGCTCAAGCGGCAAACTACCCCTTTTGTACGATCGAACCCAATAAAGCGACCGTGCCGGTACCTGATAAGCGTTTATCCGCTTTGGTTTCAATCGCTCAACCCCAAAAAACTTTGGCGGCAACCGTTGACTTTGTGGATATTGCCGGTTTGGTAAGAGGGGCGAGTAAGGGCGAAGGTTTAGGCAACCAGTTTTTGGCAAATATTCGTGAATGTGCGGCTATTGTCCATGTTGTGCGTTGTTTTGACGATGAAAACGTAACCCACGTTGACGGAAGCGTTAACCCGGTTAGAGACGTTGAAACCATTGAGACCGAACTTATTTTAGCCGATATTCAAAGTTTGGAAAAAAAAGCCGAACGCACCAGAAAACAAGCTAAAGCCGATAAAGCAATGTCCGCTTTGGCAAACGAAATGGATACCTTATTGGCACACTTAAACAGTGGCAAACCTGCTTCGAGTTTTGATAAACCCTTTTCAGACGCAATGACTCAAGCCGTTAACGAACTAGGTTTAATTTCTGCCAAGCCTGTAATTTTTTGTGCCAATGTAGACGAAGAAACGTTAATGGCTCTCGCTGACAACAAAGAAAACGACCACGTTAAGGCGTTAAAAAAACTCGCTTCCGAACGTAATGCCGAATCGTTGATAATTTGTGCCAAAATAGAAGAAGAGCTACAAGGTTTGCCCGAATCTGAACAATTAGAACTTTTAAGTTCATATGGCATTAACGAAAGCGGTTTGGACTTAGTTATTCACAAAGGTTACAATACGTTGGGGTTGATTAGCTATTTTACTGTTGGTCCAAAAGAAGTAAGAGCTTGGACAATTAATAAAGGCGATAAAGCTCCACAAGCAGCCGGGGTGATTCATACTGACTTTGAACGTGGTTTTATCAGGGCGGAAGTTATCGGGTATAATGATTTTATTACCCAAGGTTCGGAAGCGGCTTGTCGATCTGTTGGCTTGTTGCGTACTGAAGGAAAAGAATATATAGTGCAAGACGGAGACGTTGTACACTTTCTGTTTAATGTTTAA
- the mutL gene encoding DNA mismatch repair endonuclease MutL — protein MKDNFSFQRSIQLLDSALQNQIAAGEVVERPASVLKELIENALDAGADEINVELEDGGLSLLRISDNGHGIRQDELELAVTRYATSKVQSFSELLQVNSYGFRGEALPSIASVARLRLSSIFKSFESLEQNNHVEAAFIEIEHGRLINQGITALNQGTIIEVRDLFANVPARLKFLKTPATELKRCQELFFRLALTRLDVAFSLTSGAKNLITCHKNESLTERLGHFWSGDLIEQLAEFKQDNNIFSISGLLANPEQAQSKKERVLFYVNKRPISDRILSAALREAYKGRLISREHPQAVIFLELPAEDLDVNVHPAKSEVRFRDERAIFSFVLSSLKNTLNEKFALTASPLARLENSPQSDINFASSLSKEGYKALSTPLELWGDLALEPDKMPVMGKQAFYERELAETLKTVVGIDSSVPYNPELNEDENIVQIPAWDKHIPSAPYSALRNQGLAETEFVQPVYTAEQIPCTQNAREAYLNQPPEIQGYEYLGQIEACYLLLKQKAQNGQGAVFILDQHAIHEVVLYHGFRQGAMRGQSQLLAFPLELKLSLDETEIYFNEQTQLKALGFGLEFVETENTLLVSGLPPNLKRNEALGFLKAVLAEESDNELKIWEMWACRAAIKAGDILTIDEALGLINLWLAVPNREFCPHGRPVVLRFGSEEFAKLFKRK, from the coding sequence TTGAAAGATAATTTTTCTTTTCAGCGTTCAATTCAACTTTTAGATTCCGCTTTACAAAACCAGATTGCGGCAGGTGAAGTTGTTGAACGTCCTGCCAGTGTTTTAAAAGAGCTGATTGAAAACGCTCTTGATGCCGGGGCTGATGAAATTAATGTTGAACTTGAAGACGGCGGACTGTCCTTATTGCGTATCAGTGATAACGGGCATGGAATTCGTCAAGATGAGCTTGAACTTGCCGTTACTCGTTATGCCACCAGCAAAGTTCAAAGTTTTTCAGAGCTTTTACAAGTCAATAGTTATGGTTTTCGTGGAGAAGCCTTACCCAGTATCGCCTCTGTGGCTCGCTTGCGTTTAAGCAGTATTTTTAAGTCCTTTGAAAGTTTAGAACAAAATAATCACGTCGAGGCGGCTTTTATCGAAATAGAACACGGCAGGCTGATTAACCAAGGGATAACCGCTTTAAATCAAGGAACAATTATTGAAGTGCGTGATCTTTTCGCCAACGTTCCGGCTCGTTTAAAGTTTTTAAAAACTCCTGCCACAGAACTTAAACGCTGTCAGGAGCTGTTTTTTCGCTTAGCTTTAACTCGCTTGGACGTTGCCTTTAGTTTGACTTCGGGGGCAAAAAATCTGATTACTTGTCATAAAAATGAAAGTTTAACTGAACGCTTAGGACATTTTTGGTCAGGCGATCTGATAGAACAACTTGCTGAATTTAAACAAGATAACAATATTTTTTCTATCTCAGGATTGTTGGCAAACCCCGAACAAGCACAAAGCAAAAAAGAGCGAGTGCTTTTTTATGTCAATAAGCGTCCAATAAGTGACCGAATACTTTCCGCTGCCTTGCGAGAAGCTTACAAAGGCAGATTGATCAGCCGAGAACACCCTCAAGCCGTTATTTTTCTTGAACTTCCGGCAGAAGATTTAGACGTAAACGTTCACCCGGCAAAGAGCGAAGTGCGTTTTAGAGATGAGAGAGCGATTTTTTCTTTTGTCTTAAGCAGCCTGAAAAATACTTTAAATGAAAAATTTGCACTAACCGCCTCGCCTTTGGCCCGTTTGGAAAACTCGCCACAGTCTGATATAAATTTTGCTTCTAGCTTATCTAAAGAAGGCTATAAAGCTTTATCCACACCGTTGGAATTGTGGGGCGATCTTGCTCTTGAACCCGATAAAATGCCTGTTATGGGAAAGCAGGCGTTTTACGAGAGAGAGCTTGCGGAAACGCTGAAAACAGTTGTCGGAATAGATAGTTCCGTTCCGTATAACCCAGAGCTAAATGAAGACGAAAATATTGTTCAAATTCCCGCTTGGGATAAGCATATTCCCTCTGCTCCTTATTCTGCGTTGCGTAATCAAGGGTTGGCAGAAACTGAGTTTGTACAACCGGTTTACACGGCGGAGCAAATACCTTGCACTCAAAACGCAAGAGAAGCTTATTTGAATCAACCCCCTGAAATTCAAGGATATGAATATTTGGGGCAAATAGAGGCTTGTTATTTACTCTTAAAACAAAAAGCTCAAAACGGACAAGGGGCGGTTTTTATTTTAGATCAACACGCCATTCATGAGGTTGTTTTGTATCATGGTTTTAGGCAAGGAGCCATGCGGGGGCAAAGCCAGCTTTTGGCTTTTCCTTTGGAATTAAAATTAAGTCTTGATGAGACAGAAATTTATTTTAATGAACAAACCCAATTAAAAGCCTTGGGGTTTGGACTTGAATTTGTTGAAACGGAAAATACTTTGCTTGTTTCCGGGCTACCTCCTAATTTAAAGCGTAACGAAGCCTTAGGTTTTTTAAAGGCTGTGCTTGCGGAAGAGTCGGATAACGAATTAAAAATTTGGGAAATGTGGGCGTGTCGGGCTGCTATTAAAGCGGGAGACATCTTGACGATAGATGAGGCATTAGGGCTGATTAATTTATGGCTGGCGGTTCCCAACCGTGAATTTTGTCCACATGGTCGTCCTGTGGTTTTACGTTTTGGGAGCGAGGAATTTGCAAAATTGTTTAAAAGGAAATAG
- a CDS encoding cation:proton antiporter: protein MEIPLLRELVVIFLLSIVVISVCHKLKIPPIVAFLITGVACGPFGFGFVNAVHQVEILAEIGVVFLLFSIGMELSISELIRLRKPVFIGGTGQVFLTIVLFAFIATFYVSIEKSIFFGFLVALSSTAIVLKIFQQNAQMDSPHGRMSLSILIYQDLIIVPMMLAVPFLAGVSEKVSWDLLLKGFGYLSLLVTMFLVSRKVVPWILHKVLRTRSRELFLITILGICLSVAFLTSSMGLSLSLGAFLAGLIISESEYSHSALEGILPFRDVFTSLFFISVGMLLNVQFFLGHLVDVGFLVTIIIFGKTIIILLVVLALKYPLRPAIITGLSLAQIGEFSFVLAKAGLDQKLISGDGYQVFLAASILTMVATPFLITAAPKIALAVNNLFSKSQNKDSESPDNSCLTENTQKQDLNNHLIIIGFGIGGKHLARVAKLSGIPYIILEMNPDTVRFFSQQGEPIYHGDATHEAVLDFLGIKNARVLAIVISDPSAVRGITATARKMSQNLHILVRTRFLNEVLPLKEAGASDVIPEEFETSIEIFSRVLSHYLIPRQNIEHMVSEIRSENYNMLRSLDINGASLSNITKDLDHIDINALRVEQGSELIGKSLKESDLRNRFGINIVAIKRNEQLEANPTPDYVFEANDMAYILAEQPQLINATPVFMAPKD, encoded by the coding sequence GTGGAGATACCTTTATTACGAGAACTTGTTGTTATATTTTTACTGTCAATAGTTGTCATTTCTGTTTGTCATAAACTTAAAATACCACCAATTGTAGCTTTTTTGATTACCGGTGTGGCTTGTGGTCCTTTTGGTTTTGGTTTTGTAAACGCCGTTCACCAAGTTGAGATTTTAGCGGAAATCGGCGTTGTCTTTTTGCTTTTTTCGATTGGTATGGAGTTATCGATAAGTGAACTTATACGCCTTAGAAAGCCCGTGTTTATTGGCGGAACGGGGCAGGTCTTTTTAACTATTGTTTTATTCGCTTTTATTGCAACCTTTTATGTGAGCATAGAAAAGAGTATTTTCTTTGGTTTTTTGGTGGCTTTATCTTCAACCGCCATTGTTTTAAAAATATTTCAACAAAATGCACAAATGGATAGCCCTCATGGGCGTATGTCGTTATCTATTTTGATTTATCAAGACCTTATAATCGTGCCTATGATGCTCGCTGTTCCTTTTTTGGCCGGGGTTAGCGAAAAAGTCAGTTGGGATTTATTATTAAAAGGTTTTGGTTATTTAAGCCTTTTAGTTACAATGTTTTTAGTCTCTCGCAAGGTTGTCCCTTGGATTTTGCATAAAGTCTTACGCACACGTAGCCGAGAACTTTTTTTAATTACAATTTTAGGGATTTGTCTGTCTGTTGCCTTTTTAACCTCAAGCATGGGCTTATCTCTTTCTCTTGGTGCTTTTCTTGCGGGTTTAATTATTTCCGAATCAGAATATTCTCATAGTGCTTTAGAGGGGATACTTCCTTTTCGTGATGTATTTACCAGTTTATTTTTTATCTCAGTCGGAATGCTCTTAAATGTTCAGTTCTTTTTAGGTCATCTGGTTGATGTCGGATTTTTGGTTACAATCATTATTTTCGGTAAGACAATAATCATTTTACTGGTTGTGCTTGCTTTAAAATATCCTTTACGCCCTGCGATTATTACCGGCTTAAGCCTTGCTCAAATAGGGGAGTTTTCTTTTGTTCTTGCAAAGGCGGGTTTAGACCAAAAGTTGATTTCCGGCGATGGTTATCAAGTCTTTTTAGCTGCCAGTATTTTAACAATGGTTGCCACACCGTTTTTAATCACGGCGGCACCAAAGATTGCCTTAGCTGTAAATAATTTGTTTTCAAAATCACAAAATAAAGACTCTGAATCTCCTGATAACAGTTGTTTAACTGAAAATACTCAAAAACAAGACCTCAACAATCATTTAATTATTATCGGTTTTGGAATAGGCGGTAAACATCTCGCCAGAGTAGCAAAACTTTCGGGTATTCCTTATATTATTTTAGAAATGAACCCTGATACCGTAAGGTTTTTTTCGCAACAAGGCGAACCTATATATCATGGAGATGCTACTCACGAAGCTGTTTTAGACTTTTTAGGCATAAAAAACGCCAGAGTCTTGGCGATTGTTATCTCTGATCCTTCCGCCGTTAGAGGAATAACGGCAACTGCCAGAAAAATGTCTCAAAACCTGCATATTTTAGTGCGTACTCGTTTTTTAAATGAAGTATTACCTTTAAAAGAGGCTGGTGCCAGCGATGTGATTCCTGAAGAATTTGAAACGTCTATTGAGATATTTAGTCGTGTTTTGTCTCACTATTTAATTCCACGACAAAATATTGAACATATGGTTTCTGAAATTCGTTCTGAAAATTACAATATGCTTCGCAGTCTTGATATAAACGGAGCCTCACTAAGTAATATAACAAAAGACCTTGATCATATTGATATTAATGCGTTAAGAGTAGAGCAAGGTTCGGAACTTATAGGAAAAAGCCTTAAAGAAAGCGACTTACGCAATCGTTTCGGGATCAATATTGTTGCGATTAAACGCAACGAACAACTTGAAGCAAACCCAACACCGGACTATGTTTTTGAGGCTAATGATATGGCTTATATTTTAGCTGAACAACCTCAACTGATTAATGCGACCCCTGTGTTTATGGCTCCAAAAGATTAG
- the secA gene encoding preprotein translocase subunit SecA, translated as MFGYIIRKVFGTRNERYLKGKLPLVTAINKLEPEMQALADADFPKRIMEYKERIAKGESLEKLLPEVFALTREASVRALNMRHFDVQLIGGIVLNSGRIAEMRTGEGKTLVATLPVVLNALSGKGVHVITVNDYLAKRDAEWMGKLYNFLGLSVGVVVHGLTDAERQQAYGSDITYGTNNEFGFDYLRDNMKFYPEQLVQRELNFAIVDEVDSILIDEARTPLIISGAADQSTEKYNQIDTIIPRLKDKEHYTIDEKAKSAALTDEGVAFVEELLNVENLFDAQNITLQHHVLQALKAHKVFKRDVDYIVQNGEVVIIDEFRGRAMEGRRFSDGLHQALEAKEHVKVEAENQTLASITFQNYFRMYKKLSGMTGTADTEAVEFQQIYGLEVVSIPTHRPMTRKDMPDVIYRSKSEKFDAIVKQIQILHEKGQPVLVGTISIENSEKLSDLLKKKNIPHNILNAKHHAQEAEIVAEAGQKGKVTIATNMAGRGTDIRLGEGVLELGGLFILGTERHESRRIDNQLRGRSGRQGDPGESRFFLSLEDDLMRIFGSERIMGIMESLGLKDGESIEHRLISRAIENAQKRVEAHNFEIRKSLLDYDTVMNQQREVIYALRRQTMVGDDLDGMVHEFADDALGLLYADFPTHMEKASPEEKERCRQALAEAINFQRVWHREELPSKDEAMAIVTEILEELKKDAAESYNSVVRYFILEELDRSWKEHLFNMDHLRDGIGLRGYGQRDPRQEYKREGFELFQALIGRIRENVIKLLTRVRIRFEEQEQQKEEVLEQESSPSLYNSLFKHSEPSQSVSYSSPQTVENDMSSTHKNKANQKPLKRNEPKLGRNDDCPCGSGKKYKKCCGKDK; from the coding sequence ATGTTTGGTTATATTATTCGTAAGGTTTTTGGAACACGCAACGAACGTTATCTTAAAGGTAAATTGCCCTTGGTAACTGCTATCAACAAACTTGAACCTGAAATGCAGGCGTTGGCTGATGCTGATTTTCCAAAACGCATTATGGAATATAAAGAACGCATTGCCAAAGGTGAAAGTTTAGAAAAACTATTGCCCGAAGTTTTTGCTTTAACCCGTGAGGCGAGCGTAAGAGCGTTAAACATGCGTCATTTTGACGTGCAGTTAATCGGTGGTATTGTTTTAAACTCGGGGCGTATCGCCGAAATGCGAACCGGTGAAGGTAAAACCCTTGTTGCTACCTTGCCTGTTGTTTTAAATGCATTATCGGGTAAAGGTGTGCATGTTATTACAGTTAACGACTATTTGGCGAAACGTGATGCTGAGTGGATGGGCAAACTTTATAACTTCCTTGGTTTAAGTGTTGGTGTTGTTGTTCACGGTTTGACTGATGCTGAGCGTCAACAAGCCTATGGTTCTGATATTACTTATGGAACCAACAATGAATTTGGCTTTGATTATCTACGTGATAATATGAAGTTTTATCCGGAACAATTAGTTCAACGCGAACTTAATTTTGCGATTGTTGACGAAGTTGACTCTATTTTAATAGATGAAGCCAGAACTCCGCTTATTATTTCAGGAGCGGCCGACCAATCAACCGAAAAATATAACCAAATCGATACAATTATTCCACGCCTAAAAGACAAAGAACACTATACTATTGACGAAAAAGCTAAATCAGCCGCTTTAACTGATGAGGGTGTGGCTTTTGTCGAAGAATTGCTTAATGTTGAAAACTTATTTGACGCTCAAAATATTACTTTGCAACACCACGTTTTACAGGCGTTAAAAGCCCATAAGGTCTTTAAACGAGATGTGGATTATATAGTACAAAACGGCGAAGTTGTAATTATTGACGAGTTTAGAGGAAGGGCTATGGAAGGTCGCCGTTTTTCAGACGGACTACACCAAGCACTCGAAGCCAAAGAACACGTTAAAGTTGAGGCAGAAAACCAAACCCTTGCTTCTATTACCTTCCAAAATTACTTCCGCATGTATAAAAAACTTTCGGGTATGACAGGAACCGCCGACACCGAAGCCGTTGAGTTTCAACAAATTTACGGACTTGAAGTCGTAAGTATTCCAACTCACCGTCCTATGACCCGTAAAGATATGCCTGATGTGATTTACCGTTCCAAATCGGAAAAGTTTGACGCAATTGTTAAACAAATTCAGATTTTACATGAAAAAGGACAGCCGGTTTTAGTCGGAACTATTTCTATTGAAAACTCTGAAAAACTCTCTGATTTATTAAAGAAAAAAAATATTCCCCACAATATCTTAAACGCAAAACATCACGCACAAGAAGCGGAAATCGTTGCTGAAGCCGGTCAAAAAGGAAAGGTAACCATTGCAACGAACATGGCGGGACGGGGAACGGATATTCGCTTGGGCGAAGGCGTTTTGGAACTTGGCGGATTATTTATTTTAGGTACTGAAAGACACGAAAGCCGCCGTATTGATAACCAGTTGCGTGGGCGTTCCGGACGTCAGGGCGACCCCGGAGAATCTCGCTTTTTTCTCTCTCTCGAAGATGATTTAATGCGTATTTTTGGTTCAGAGCGAATTATGGGCATTATGGAAAGTCTTGGTTTAAAAGATGGAGAATCTATTGAACATAGGCTTATCTCAAGAGCAATCGAAAACGCTCAAAAACGAGTCGAGGCTCATAACTTTGAAATTCGTAAATCTCTTTTAGACTATGATACGGTTATGAACCAACAGCGTGAAGTTATCTATGCTTTACGTCGTCAAACCATGGTTGGTGATGATCTTGACGGAATGGTGCATGAGTTTGCCGATGATGCTTTAGGTTTGCTTTATGCCGATTTTCCAACTCATATGGAGAAGGCTAGCCCTGAGGAAAAAGAAAGATGTCGCCAGGCTTTGGCTGAAGCAATCAATTTTCAACGTGTTTGGCACAGAGAAGAACTACCTTCCAAAGATGAAGCTATGGCAATCGTTACGGAGATACTCGAAGAGCTTAAAAAAGATGCCGCAGAGTCTTACAACAGTGTTGTCCGCTATTTTATTTTAGAAGAACTAGATCGCAGTTGGAAAGAACACCTCTTTAATATGGATCATCTAAGAGACGGTATCGGGCTTAGAGGCTACGGACAAAGAGATCCGCGTCAAGAATATAAACGTGAAGGGTTTGAACTCTTTCAAGCGTTAATCGGACGTATTAGGGAAAACGTAATTAAATTGCTGACTCGTGTGCGTATTCGTTTTGAAGAACAAGAGCAACAAAAAGAAGAAGTTTTGGAACAAGAAAGCTCTCCGTCTTTGTATAACAGCTTGTTTAAACATAGCGAACCTAGCCAGAGCGTCTCTTATTCAAGCCCGCAAACGGTAGAAAACGATATGAGTAGCACGCATAAAAATAAAGCCAATCAAAAGCCCTTAAAACGTAACGAACCAAAACTTGGACGCAATGATGATTGTCCTTGTGGAAGTGGTAAGAAATATAAAAAATGTTGCGGTAAAGATAAATAA